Part of the Phycisphaerae bacterium genome, GCCGGCGCCGAGCGTGGTCTACGAGGAACCTGCCTACGAGGTCGTGACACCCACGTACAACGTCTACCCGGAGACGTACATCGACACGGGCTGGTACTGGGGACCGACGTACGACACGTACCGTTACTCGTTCGGAACCAGTCTCTACATCCTGCCGCGTCGCCACTATGACTGCTGGCCGCGCTATCGTTACCCGTACCGGTATGGATACCGGCCGTGCCCGCCGCGCATTGACCGGCACGACGATCGCGACCGCCATTACTCGCGGCCCGGCTGGCGCGACAACTCGAACGACCGGCACCCCGCGCCGCGCTCGGGCATCACGCCGCGCTATGGCGTGCCCGACAACCGCCTGGGACGCGATGCACGTACGCCGGGTCACAAGCCCGCCGTTACGCCGAACTTCAAGCCGCCGACCGTCCCCGGCCGGAAGCCGCCGACCGTCCCGGGCGTGAGGTCCCTGCCCGGCTCGGGATCCCGACCGCAGCGGAGCAATCCGGCGATCGCCCCGCAGGCCACAGGGTCGCGTTCGGCCGGCACGCCGAGCCAGCGGTCGACGGTCAGTCCACGCCCCTCCGCCAGTCAGCGTCCGAGCGCCCACGTGCGTCCAGCGCCGTCCGCGCCGCGTCACTCGGTCAGCTCGGGCAGCCGCAGCGGGCCGAGTCGCAGCAGCGGCCACAGCGCCGTCCGCGGCACGAGCCGCAGCGGCGGGCATAGCCCCCGTGGCCGGTAGGCACGGTTGTTGTTGAATCCCGCGCTCGCCCCCATAATGTGCGTCCGCCAGCTGCCGCGCATTGGACTGCGCCGGCCAACCGGCGGTGATGCCGTGGAATCTGGAGGACGTGCGTAATGAAGGGCGACGCGAAACTGCTGAAGAAGCTGAATGATCTACTGGCTGACGAGTTGACCGCCATTAACCAGTACATGGTGCACTCCGAGATGTGCGATGGCTGGGGGTACGAGCGGCTGCACCGCCAGATCGAGAAACGCGCGATCCAGGAGATGAAGCACGCTGAGATGCTGATCAAGCGGATCCTCTTCTTCGAAGGCACGCCCGTCGTCAGCAAGCTAAACAAGATTCGCATCGGAGCCGACGTGGCCAAGCAGTTCGCGAACGACCTCATGGCTGAGCACGGCGCGCTGGAGATGTACAACGAAGCCATCAGGCTGGCCGACCAGGTGAAGGACGCGCCGACCCGCAACCTGCTGGAGCAGATTGCCCGCGACGAAGATGACCACATCGATTGGCTGGAAGAACAGCTTGATCAGGTCAAGCAGCTGAGCCTGCAGTTCTACCTGTCGACCCAGATCAAGAAAGACGACTAAATTCGTGCCGCAACACCGACCTCCCGCCCGGGGAGAAGCCGCGGGAGAGTTATGCGACCACCGCCGTTAAGGACGGGGGTCGTCGTGCACTTCAGCCGGCGGCGCGTTGTTGCGCCCCACACCCCGCTTGCGCACCGCCTCGCGCAGCAAATACTCGATCTGGGCGTTGACACTGCGCAGCTCGTCGCGCGCCCAGCGCTGCAGCGCGTCCGACAAGTCCGCGGGAATGCGTAACAGGATGGCCTTCTTCGTGTCCGCCATGACGTTCGATTCGGCCAGGGGCGGCCGTCAGCCGGAGACCAGCCGCGCCACGGCCGATCTCCGGGCAGCCGCTGACGCACCGTTCAGGAATAAAGGGTCCCGGCGTTCACGACCGGTTGCGCCGCCTGCTCGCCACACAACACGACCAGCAGGTTGCTGACCATCGCCGCCTTGCGCTCGTCGTCCAGCTCGACTGTCTTCTTTTCGTGGAGCCGCTCGAGCGCCGTCTCCACCATGCCCACCGCCCCTTCGACAATCCGCAGCCGGGCGGCGACGATCGCCTCGGCCTGCTGGCGGCGGAGCATCGCGCCCGCAATCTCCGGGGCGTAGGCGAGATGGCTGAGCCGTGCCTCCTCCACGATCACGCCCGCCTTGATCAGCCGCTCCTGCAGCTCCTGCTGCAACCCGTGCGAGACTTCGTCCATGCTGCCGCGCAGGGACAATTCGTGGTCCGCCGTCGTGTCGTACGGGTAACGGCTCGCCAGGTGCCGCAGCGCCGACTCGCTCTGGATGTGCACGTAATCGCGGTAGTCGTCGACATCGAAGGTCGCCTGGGCCGTCTCCTGGACGCGCCACACCACGACAGCCGCGATCTCGGTCGGATTGCCGCGCTGGTCGTTCACCTTCAGCGTGTCCGTGTTGAAGTTCCGCGTCCGCAGCGACAGCTTGATCTTGCGGAAGAACGGGTTCGCCCAGTGAAAACCGGACATTCGGACCGTGCCCTTATATGCACCGAACAGCAGGATCACGGCGGCCTCGTTCGGCTGCAGGGTGAAGAACCCGGCCATCAACACCATCAGGATCGCAAATGCCAGCCCGCAGGCGACGATCCCACAGATCTCCGCCACCGGCACCTCGCCCCGTGGCGTGTGGGCGACGACGTACACCAGCCGGATGAATGCCCCAATCACCGCGAGGAGCAGTGCGATCAAGATGGGCAGGACCACCCAGCCGCTCGTTGTCCGACGCTCGAATTCCGTAGTCATCCGCAACTCCTTTCAAGCAGCGCGACCACTTTGCTATGTATAAGATATCATAAAAATATCACGATGCAAGCGCGTGCATACAAGTCTCGACAGGTGACGCAACTCGATTCATGTCAATTGGTTACAGACTCCACCGGGGCCGCGAGCTTCCCCTGTTACGGCTTTTCGGCCCGACCGGTCTCCGGCGTCGCCATCACGTTCGGCTTGAAGACTCGCGATTCCAGCGCTCGCACGTAGGTCGTCCAGTCGCTGCTGGCGTCCGTGTCGCCCGCGATGGCCTCCGACACCATCGCCAGCTTCGCATCCAGATTGTCGAGATAATGGACCATGAGCGCTTCGGCGGTTGCCGGCAGGCGCGGGCTGCCGAACTCATACTTGCCGTGGTGGGCCAGGATGACGTGCTTGAGCGCCATCTCCACGGCAGCGGGGAATCGCCGTTGGGTTTCGCGTTCGAGTTCACGGCACTTGTCGTGAATCCAGAGCACGCACTGCACGATGTGCCCGACGAGCTGCCCCTCGTTCGTGTATTCGAAGTTCGTGCTGTAAGCGAGCTCGCGCGTCTTGCCCGCGTCGTGCAGGAAGATGGCCGTCAGGACCAGGTCGCGGCTGACCTGCGGATACAGCGGGCAGATCGCCTCCGCCAGCCGCAGCAGGTTGCGTGTGTGCTCCACCAACCCGCCGACGTAGGCGTGGTGCATCTGGACCGCCGCCGGGCAGCGCTTGAACGCGGCCACGAACTCGGTGTCATTGACGAACTTGCCCAAGAGCGCAAGCAGGTCGCGGTTCTGCACCTGGCGGAGCAGATCCTTGACCTGGTTCCAGAGCGCGTCCACGTCGTGTTTCGTGGTCGGCAGGAACTCGGCCGGATCGAAGCTGCCCGCCTCGACGCCTCGCAGACCATCGATGATAAACTGGCGATTGCCCCGGTAGTTCTCCACGCGGCCGCGAAAGTGCAGCAACCCGCCCTCGGGGATCGAATCGAAGATCTCCTGCGAAGCCTGCCACATGCGCGCCGGCATCTGGCCACTGCCGTCCGCAATGACGACGTGGATGTACAGGCTGCCGTTGGTCGTCGTGCGCAAGTCCTTCTGCGCCACGCGGAAGACCTGGTCCGCGACGCGCTCGCCGGCCTGTAGTTCCGACACCTTCCGGCGTGCTGGCGTATTCGCGGTTGTCATGGCTTCTTCTTCCCGCTCCCGCGCTGGGACCGCAATGCAGCCGCCCACTCGTACGCGTCCGGCGTAATGAACACCGCGTCGTCGCCGAACATGTCCTGCCGCAGGACCATGCCCAGCGGGGTGGTGTAGTAGGAATGCATGGCGGCCGCGAGTTCCGCGAGCGCGGCATCCCAGGTCCGGCCGCTGTCTTCGAGGGCGCGCAAGGCGAAGAAGACTCCGTCGGGTTGGCCCTGGTAGCGGCCGACCAGCTCGGCGATCAGGATCTGCTCGGCGGAGCGACGTACCAAGCCCCAGTCGGCCCGCGCGTTGTCGTGAAAGACCACGCGGTGCAGACGCTCAATCTCGTCCACGATCCGCCGCAGGTGATCATGCGTGCGCACCGCAGCGGTCAGACGCTCAATTTCCTCGCGAGCCAGTTGCGACACAGCACACCTGTGGCCCCAAATGGGCGACGAGTTGCGTTCAGGGCGTCCGCCGGCCCCGGCCGCGACCGCGCGGACTCGGCCGCGGCTCCTCGGTCTGCTCTCCCGTCTTGGCCTCGGCATCGGGGCCGCGGCTCTCGTCGAGCGGCTGGCCGGTCATGACTCTGGTCAGCATGGTCTGGAGCTCGGCGAAGTCGATCGTCTCAGCCTTCTCCGCCCAGTCGACAACCTGATCGAGCGACGTCTGCAACTGCTCGTGGTACGCCACGATTTGCGTGACGTCTTCTTCGGTCAGCGGCGCATCGAGCTGGATTTTCCACTCGCCGTCCGCGCGGACCATCTGCAGCGCCGGCGTTGCCTTCACGTGGCCGAACAACACGGCGGTCAGGTTCGGGGTCACGCTGACATGCTCCGCGTCGAGCACGTCAATCTGGAGCGCGGGCAGCATGCCCGCGGTCAGCCCCTGGATCACCGCCTGCGCCTCACCCTCCTCGACCTTCAGTTTCTCGCCCAGCAGTCGCTCGAGCAGCGCCATCTTCTCGAGCGTCGCGGCCAGCAGTTCGCTCCGCTCCGCGAGCGGTCCGAGTTGCTCCGCATCGAACGCCCGCAGGACAACATCGATATCGCCCTTGCTGAACGCCTCGGCGACACGGGTCACGACCGCCCGCACCTCGTCCTCGGGCCCGCTCCCAGCATCCT contains:
- a CDS encoding HD domain-containing protein, with the translated sequence MTTANTPARRKVSELQAGERVADQVFRVAQKDLRTTTNGSLYIHVVIADGSGQMPARMWQASQEIFDSIPEGGLLHFRGRVENYRGNRQFIIDGLRGVEAGSFDPAEFLPTTKHDVDALWNQVKDLLRQVQNRDLLALLGKFVNDTEFVAAFKRCPAAVQMHHAYVGGLVEHTRNLLRLAEAICPLYPQVSRDLVLTAIFLHDAGKTRELAYSTNFEYTNEGQLVGHIVQCVLWIHDKCRELERETQRRFPAAVEMALKHVILAHHGKYEFGSPRLPATAEALMVHYLDNLDAKLAMVSEAIAGDTDASSDWTTYVRALESRVFKPNVMATPETGRAEKP
- a CDS encoding Arc family DNA binding domain-containing protein; its protein translation is MADTKKAILLRIPADLSDALQRWARDELRSVNAQIEYLLREAVRKRGVGRNNAPPAEVHDDPRP
- a CDS encoding SPFH domain-containing protein — its product is MTTEFERRTTSGWVVLPILIALLLAVIGAFIRLVYVVAHTPRGEVPVAEICGIVACGLAFAILMVLMAGFFTLQPNEAAVILLFGAYKGTVRMSGFHWANPFFRKIKLSLRTRNFNTDTLKVNDQRGNPTEIAAVVVWRVQETAQATFDVDDYRDYVHIQSESALRHLASRYPYDTTADHELSLRGSMDEVSHGLQQELQERLIKAGVIVEEARLSHLAYAPEIAGAMLRRQQAEAIVAARLRIVEGAVGMVETALERLHEKKTVELDDERKAAMVSNLLVVLCGEQAAQPVVNAGTLYS
- the bfr gene encoding bacterioferritin — encoded protein: MKGDAKLLKKLNDLLADELTAINQYMVHSEMCDGWGYERLHRQIEKRAIQEMKHAEMLIKRILFFEGTPVVSKLNKIRIGADVAKQFANDLMAEHGALEMYNEAIRLADQVKDAPTRNLLEQIARDEDDHIDWLEEQLDQVKQLSLQFYLSTQIKKDD